A section of the Chiloscyllium plagiosum isolate BGI_BamShark_2017 chromosome 4, ASM401019v2, whole genome shotgun sequence genome encodes:
- the LOC122548915 gene encoding src-like-adapter isoform X1, whose amino-acid sequence MGNTLKSAATEKESDVQESLTAGNNDMLVMIYDYPPATISQPIFRIGEKLRIIAEEGDWWRVRSFNTGSENYIPRACAARVYHGWLFEGIGRQKAEELLQLSGNRLGSFLIRQSESQKGTYCLSVRCYSDISQKLVKHYRIFRLPNKWYYIQERLTFQCLEDLVNHYCEVADGLCCLLTHPCLAELGTETSSEQPVILRRNQFNWKNVKRAELLSTNSTSRDEAFVSYGLRHSIASYMTLSQIDDDSISDSSKKKWFPSIKSSIQNRHSCLLTTTLRDPYEDDFE is encoded by the exons ATGGGGAACACTTTGAAGTCTGCAGCCACTGAGAAAGAATCAGATGTTCAGGAATCTCTTACAG CAGGCAACAATGATATGCTTGTTATGATCTATGACTACCCACCAGCAACGATAAGCCAACCAATCTTCAGGATAGGGGAGAAGCTGCGCATTATAGCAGA AGAAGGTGATTGGTGGAGAGTGAGGTCCTTCAACACTGGATCTGAGAACTACATCCCACGTGCCTGTGCTGCCCGAGTTTACCATGG TTGGCTCTTTGAAGGAATTGGGAGACAGAAGGCTGAAGAGTTACTACAACTTTCGGGCAATAGACTAGGCTCCTTCTTGATAAGGCAAAGTGAAAGCCAAAAGG GTACATATTGCCTATCTGTCAGGTGCTACAGTGATATATCCCAGAAACTAGTGAAGCACTATCGGATCTTCCGTTTGCCTAATAAATGGTATTACATCCAAGAACGTCTCACCTTCCAGTGTTTAGAAGATCTGGTCAATCATTATTGCG AGGTAGCAGATGGTCTGTGCTGTTTGCTGACCCATCCTTGCCTGGCTGAGCTTGGCACTGAAACGTCTTCTGAACAGCCTGTCATCCTACGTCGCAACCAATTCAATTGGAAAAACGTGAAAAG GGCTGAACTGTTGAGCACCAACTCAACGTCTCGAGATGAAGCCTTCGTCAGTTATGGACTGCGGCACAGTATCGCGTCCTATATGACTTTGTCACAAATCGATGATGATTCAATCAGTGACAGTAGCAAGAAGAAATGGTTCCCATCCATCAAATCCAGCATTCAGAACAGACACAGCTGCCTCCTCACAACAACACTGAGAGATCCATATGAGGATGACTTTGAATAA
- the LOC122548915 gene encoding src-like-adapter isoform X2, giving the protein MGNTLKSAATEKESDVQESLTGNNDMLVMIYDYPPATISQPIFRIGEKLRIIAEEGDWWRVRSFNTGSENYIPRACAARVYHGWLFEGIGRQKAEELLQLSGNRLGSFLIRQSESQKGTYCLSVRCYSDISQKLVKHYRIFRLPNKWYYIQERLTFQCLEDLVNHYCEVADGLCCLLTHPCLAELGTETSSEQPVILRRNQFNWKNVKRAELLSTNSTSRDEAFVSYGLRHSIASYMTLSQIDDDSISDSSKKKWFPSIKSSIQNRHSCLLTTTLRDPYEDDFE; this is encoded by the exons ATGGGGAACACTTTGAAGTCTGCAGCCACTGAGAAAGAATCAGATGTTCAGGAATCTCTTACAG GCAACAATGATATGCTTGTTATGATCTATGACTACCCACCAGCAACGATAAGCCAACCAATCTTCAGGATAGGGGAGAAGCTGCGCATTATAGCAGA AGAAGGTGATTGGTGGAGAGTGAGGTCCTTCAACACTGGATCTGAGAACTACATCCCACGTGCCTGTGCTGCCCGAGTTTACCATGG TTGGCTCTTTGAAGGAATTGGGAGACAGAAGGCTGAAGAGTTACTACAACTTTCGGGCAATAGACTAGGCTCCTTCTTGATAAGGCAAAGTGAAAGCCAAAAGG GTACATATTGCCTATCTGTCAGGTGCTACAGTGATATATCCCAGAAACTAGTGAAGCACTATCGGATCTTCCGTTTGCCTAATAAATGGTATTACATCCAAGAACGTCTCACCTTCCAGTGTTTAGAAGATCTGGTCAATCATTATTGCG AGGTAGCAGATGGTCTGTGCTGTTTGCTGACCCATCCTTGCCTGGCTGAGCTTGGCACTGAAACGTCTTCTGAACAGCCTGTCATCCTACGTCGCAACCAATTCAATTGGAAAAACGTGAAAAG GGCTGAACTGTTGAGCACCAACTCAACGTCTCGAGATGAAGCCTTCGTCAGTTATGGACTGCGGCACAGTATCGCGTCCTATATGACTTTGTCACAAATCGATGATGATTCAATCAGTGACAGTAGCAAGAAGAAATGGTTCCCATCCATCAAATCCAGCATTCAGAACAGACACAGCTGCCTCCTCACAACAACACTGAGAGATCCATATGAGGATGACTTTGAATAA